The segment AGCCTACCAAGGCCGCCTCTGGCGACCCACTGGGTGATTTGGTGAAAGAACGCTCTGCCGCAGCCGATAAGGCTGAAAAAGCACGTGCTGATAAGGAAAAAGCGGCTGCGCAAGCATCCGGCACTTCTGACTCGGCTTTTAACTACTTCGTGCAGGCCGGCGCTTTCCGCGGTCAAGGTGAGGCAGAAGCGCAACGCGCCAAGCTGGCCATGCTGGGCTGGGAGTCGCGTATCAGCGAGCGTGAGCAAAACGGTATTACTGTCTTTCGCGTACGCGTGGGTCCGTTTGGCAAGCGTGATGACGCTGAGCAGCTCAAAGGCAAGCTCGACGGCGCGGGTGTGGACTCTACGCTGGTGAGAGCGGGTAAATAACACCCCCTGAGCCGCTTTGCGGCTTCCCCCTCTCTCTTCGGGAGAGGGACGACACCCTCGGTGCGGGGTGGCCCTTCCTCGGTGTCCCTCGCTTGGAGTGCGCCAGTGTTTGAGTGCTACTGAACTTTTTTTGATCTGCGGTCTCTGATACTGCAAACCTGATACAGGAGTTTGTTTAGATGAAACGTCGCGAATTCTCTTTAGTTGCTTCGGCAACTGCTGGTGCCTTGACCTTGGGCACTTCCTCTAGCTGGGCGCAAGGCGCAGGGCCCAAAGAAGGCAAGGACTACGTCAAGCTTGCCAAGCCCGCCAGCGTGAGCGCCCCTGCCGGCAAGGTCGAGGTCATTGAGTTCTTCTGGTACAGCTGCCCTCATTGCAATGTGTTTGAGCCCCAGTTTGAAGCATGGGTGAAGAGCCAACCCGCCGATGTGGTGGTGCGCCGCGTGCCTGTGGCCTTTAATGCCAGCTTCCTGCCCCAACAAAAGCTTTACTTTGCGCTGGAGGGCATGAACTTGCTGCCCCAGTTGCACGTCAAGGTTTTCCGCGCCATTCACGTCGAGCGCAACATGCTGAAAAACGACGAAGCGATTTTTGAGTGGATTGGCAAGCAAGGCGTTGATGTGGCTAAGTTCAAGGAGGTCTACAACTCCTTTACCGTGGCCAACCAAGCGCGCAAGGCGGCCCAGCTGCAAACCGAGTATGACGTTGAGGGCGTGCCTGCGATGGGCGTGGCTGGCCGTTACTACACGGACGGCACAAAGGCTGGCAGCATGGAAAACGTGCTGCGTGTCGTGAACGCCCTGATTGCTTCAAGCCGCAAGGCCTGAGAGCCGTGATGGAGGTCAAAATCTTTGACCGCCAGCAAGCCCGCCATTGTGCGGGCTTTTTTATGGGTGTTTTTTACGCAAGTTTCAAAAAGGGAATGACTACAATGGATGCAAGAAACGTGCCTTCCATGAAAAAATCACTCCTACCTCTTGCGCTGGCCTTTGCCCTTGCGGCAGCGACCGGCATGGCTCATGCCGAAAAAGCCGACAGTGCCAAGCCCATGAATATTGAGGCGGATGCGCTGCGCCACGACGAACTCCAGCAAACCAGTGTCTTCACTGGTAATGTGGTGATGACCAAGGGCACTATCGTGCTGCGCGGCACCCAGTTGGATGTGCGCCAGGACGCTGAGGGCTATCAGTTCGGCGTGATTAAGGCCGAAGCGGGCAAGCGTGCTTTCTTCCGCCAAAAGCGCGATAGCGTGCCGGGCCAGCCTGAAGAATTTATTGAAGGCGAAGGTGAAGTCATCGAGTACGACGGCAAGACCGACATCGTCAAATTCATTCGCCGTGGCGAGATGCGCCGCTATCGTGGCGGCCAGCTCAGCGACCAGATCACCGGCTCCATCATCATCTACAACAACATCACCGATGTTTACACCGTAGATGGTCAAAAGACCAGCGGCGGCTTGCCCAGCTCGTCCATTGGTCAAGGTGGTCGTGTACGCGCCATCATGGCGCCCAAGGAAGGCACGCCTGGCGCTCAGCCCAAGCCTGCGACTCCCGCGACACCTCTGCGTCAGAGCATGACATTGGGCGGTGAGAAGGCGGACGAGAAGAAATGATTGAGCCCACCTTCTCTCACAGCACCCGCACTGGCGAGTCCACAAGCCGTCTGGAGGCCAAGCACCTGGCCAAGTCTTACGGCAGCCGCAAGGTTGTTAAAGATGTGTCGCTGTCTGTGCAAAAAGGCGAGGTGGTCGGTTTGCTTGGCCCCAATGGCGCGGGCAAGACCACATCGTTTTACATGATCGTGGGCTTGGTGCGCAGCGATGGCGGCGAGATTTTCATTGATGGCCAGCCAGTGGGTGGTATGCCCATTCACCAGCGTTCGCGTTTGGGTTTGTCTTATTTGCCGCAAGAAGCTTCCATCTTTCGCAAACTCAGCGTGGAAGACAATGTGCGTGCTGTGCTGGAGCTGCAAAAAGATGAGCAAGGCAAGGCTCTCACACGTGAAGAAGTGGAAAAACGCCTGACTGGCCTGCTGCAAGAGCTGCGCGTGGAGCACCTGCGCCAGTCACCCGCGCTGGCGCTGTCTGGCGGCGAGCGTCGCCGGGTGGAAATTGCCCGTGCGCTGGCTACCCAGCCACGTTTCATCTTGCTCGACGAGCCTTTTGCCGGTATCGACCCGATTGCGGTGATCGAGATCCAGCGCATCATCGGCTTCCTCAAAGAGCGCGGCATTGGTGTGCTGATTACCGATCACAACGTGCGCGAAACGCTGGGCATTTGTGACCATGCTTTCATCATCAGCGATGGGCATGTGCTTGCTGAAGGTACGCCCGAGGAGATTGTGGAGAACGCCGATGTGCGCCGCGTCTACCTGGGTGAACATTTCCGCATGTGATGAGTGTGCGCTTTTGTACTCTCAACCTCGCCATACAGCTGGCTTTGGCCTGTTGTGTGGGCTTAGATATTCAAGCCGTTAGGCGGCGCCGCTTGAGCGGCAGAAGCATTTTCTGCAGCCGGCACCGGCAGAGAGTTAGTGAATGAAACCCGGCCTTTCGTTACGCGTTTCGCAGCATTTATCGCTCACGCCGCAGTTGCAGCAATCCATTCAGTTGCTTCAACTATCGACGTTAGAGCTGGCGCAGGAAGTCGAGCAGATGCTGGTCGACAACCCATTTTTGGAACGTACAGGCGATGAGGCTGATGGAGCAAGCGAGGGAGGGGTTGATGCTCCTCAAGAGATAGCAGTTGCTGCCCATGAATACACTGTTTCAGACAGTATTTCATCTGGAATAGAAACAACTTCAGGACAATCCGCTACTGACTCGATAGCGGAAACCCCCAGCGCTGAAACCCCAGAATCGCTGAACTGGGAGGCCGATGGCATTGACGGCCAAGATGGTGAATGGGGTGGAGAATCCAGCAGCGAATGGGATGGCCCCTCGGGCGGCGGCTCCAGCCGCAATCACGATGGCGACGGCGAGGCTGATGCCATCGATTTGGCTGGTGAGCATGTGGGCCTGACGGCTTTTTTGCATCGCCAAGCGCTCAGCCTGCGCTTGGGCGCCGAAGATACAGCTGCGCTGCGCTTTTTGATTGAGTCGCTCAATGACGACGGCTACCTTGAAGACTCGCTGCAAGAGCTGGCTCAAAGTCTGGCCGGTGATGATTTGGAAGACTGCGAAGAGCTAGAGCAGCGCTTTTGCATTGCGCTAAAGCTGCTGCAAAGCTTAGAGCCTGTGGGTGTCGGGGCGCGTGGTTTGGCGGAGTGCCTGCAGTTGCAGGTGCGCGATTTGATTCACACCGCTGAAGATGAGGGCACGACGCAAGCCCATATGAGTCGCTTGTTGTTAGCCCAGACCATTTGCAAACAGCCCATGGACTTGCTGGCGCGGCGCGATCTGCGCAAGCTCACCAGCCTGTGCGGCGCACGTGAAGAGCAGTTGCGCGAAGCCATGACCTTGATCGCTGGGCTGGAGCCGCGTCCTGGCCGGCGCTTTGTGGATGTGGAGCGCAACATCATCGTGCCCGATGTCATCGTGCGCCCGGTGCGCGCTAGTTCAGGGCGGGTCGATTTTTCCGTACAACTCAATGCCGATGTAATGCCGCGCCTTCGCGTACATGACATTTACGCCAGTGTGCTGCGCCGCCATAAAGGCAGCGAAAGCCATGCTGCCCTGCAGCAGCACTTGCAAGAGGCGCGCTGGTTCATCAAGAATATTCAGCAGCGCTTTGACACCATCTTGCGCGTGTCGCAAGCGATTGTGGAGCGGCAGAAAAACTTCTTTGTGCATGGTGAGCTGGCGATGCGGCCGCTGGTGCTGCGCGATATTGCCGACCAGTTGGGTCTGCACGAATCCACCATCAGCCGCGTGACTACGGCCAAGTACATGGCCACGCCCCAAGGCACGTTTGAGCTGAAATACTTCTTTGGCTCGGGTCTGGGTACAGAAACCGGCGGCAGCGCCTCCAGCACGGCAGTACGGGCGCTGATCAAGCAGTTGGTGGATGCCGAGAGCCCGAAGAAACCGCTGTCAGACGCAAAATTAGCTGACATGCTCAAGGAGCAAGGCATTGAGTGCGCCCGCCGCACCGTGGCCAAGTACCGCGAGCAGCTCAAAATTCCGACCACGACGCTGCGCAAGGCGCTGTAGTCATTGTTGGGAATAGAAAAGCCGCTGATGCATTGCTCAGCGGCTTTTTTGATTGGGTAGAGACCTCGGCAGGCGCGAAGCGCCTCAGCGGGTATCCATCAGTTCGGTATCAACCACCAGATGAACAGCGCTAAAACGCCAATCATCAGGCCAAACTTCAAAAATTTGTAGAACGTCGGATTCCAGTTGCGAAAGGCGCGGCGGTACTTGCCGGCGTAGAACGAAATTTTGAACAGCTTGCTGATCATGCCGCGCGGGTCGCCCTCGTTATTGGGCGAGCTGGCAGCGGCCACCACGTTGGTGCCCAGCCAGCGGTTGAGCCACTGAGCAAAGCCATTGGTCATCGGGCGTTCTACATCGCAAAACAGCACGATGCGGTTGCCTTGCGTGCCGTTCTCGGCCCAGTGCATATAGGTCTCGTCAAAGATCACGCCTTCGCCTTCGCGCCAGCTGTAAGGCGTGCCGTCCACTTCGATCAGGCAGCGGTCGTCATTGGGCGCCAGCACGGCCAGGTGGTAGCGCAGCGATCCCGCATAGGGGTCGCGGTGCAAATTGAGCTTGGCGCCGGGCGGCAGCTCCGCAAACATGGCGGCTTTGATGCTGGGGATGGACTTGACCAGCGCCGTGGTCTTAGGGCACAGCTCCATGGCCGAGGGGTGGGCGTCGCCGTACCACTTCAGATAAAAACGCTTCCAGCCGGTTTTGAAGAAGGAGTTAAAGCCGGCATCGTCATTGTTGGCGGCGGCTTTGATTTGCATGTTCTTTTGCAAATTCACGGCTTCTTCACGGATTTCACGCCAATTGGCTTGCAGCGTCGCCAGCTCGGGGAAAGTACTGGTGGGCAGGTAGGGCGTGCGCGGCACCTTGCTGAACATCAGCATGAAGACGTTGAGCGGCGCGGTGAACGTGGAGTGATCAAACAACTGCTTCAATAACTTGTGGCGCACCTTGCCGCGCAGGTGCATATACAGCGCGCAGCCAAAGAAAAGCAGCACCAATGCCAGAACGATGATTTTTGCCATAGCTTTCAATTTTACCGGGCGACCTTCAACTCAGTCTGCAGCAGGTCAAACGATGACGTTTGGTGTAGTGGGCGCATACCCTGCTACCCCCCTAGGTTTGGCACATTTGGGTATCGTTATGTCCGTAAAGCAGAACAGCACTTATATGCGACGTAACAAGAGCAGGGAGTTTTCCTACTTCTGTGTCGTGTGGCTCCGGCCTATAAGAGTTGTCTGCTTGTTTTTTTTCCAACTGTGGGCTTGTGTGCCCGGGAGACAGATATGTTGCAACGTCGTCATGCTGTGAGTTCTTTGGGTGTATTGGCGCTGGCTGTGGCTGGCTTGTGTGCGCCTGCGGCGCAGGCTCAAGACAAGCCCAAGGTCGCACTGGTCATGAAGTCGCTGGCCAATGAGTTCTTTCGCACAATGGAAGATGGTGCCAAGGCTCACCAAAAGCAGCACGCCTCTGAATACGTGCTTTTGAGCAACGGCATCAAGAACGAAACTGACACTGCCGCTCAGATCAAGATGGTCGAGCAGATGATTGCCCAGAAGGTGGACGCTTTGGTGATTGCGCCAGCGGACTCCAAGGCTCTGGTGCCCGTGCTCAAGGCTGCGGTAGACAAGGGCGTGCGTGTGGTCAACATTGACAACCGTCTGGATGCAGACGCGCTCAAGGAAAAAAATCTGGTGATTCCTTTTGTCGGCCCTGACAACCGTGTGGGTGCCAAGCTGGTGGGTGAGTATTTGGTCAAGCAACTCAAGCCTAGCGACAAGGTCGGCATTATTGAAGGTGTGTCCACCACCACGAATGCTCAGCAGCGCACGGCGGGTTTCAAGGACGCAATGGACGCCGGCAAGATGAGCGTGGTGGGTGTGCAGTCTGGCCAGTGGGAAATTGCCCAAGGCAATACCGTGGCTGCCGGCATGCTGCGTGAGAACCCCGATTTGAAGGCCTTGCTGGCCGGTAATGACTCCATGGCTTTGGGCGCAGTGGCTGCGGTCAAGGCTGCAGGCAAGGCAGGCAA is part of the Comamonas sp. Y33R10-2 genome and harbors:
- the lptB gene encoding LPS export ABC transporter ATP-binding protein; its protein translation is MIEPTFSHSTRTGESTSRLEAKHLAKSYGSRKVVKDVSLSVQKGEVVGLLGPNGAGKTTSFYMIVGLVRSDGGEIFIDGQPVGGMPIHQRSRLGLSYLPQEASIFRKLSVEDNVRAVLELQKDEQGKALTREEVEKRLTGLLQELRVEHLRQSPALALSGGERRRVEIARALATQPRFILLDEPFAGIDPIAVIEIQRIIGFLKERGIGVLITDHNVRETLGICDHAFIISDGHVLAEGTPEEIVENADVRRVYLGEHFRM
- a CDS encoding aspartyl/asparaginyl beta-hydroxylase domain-containing protein encodes the protein MAKIIVLALVLLFFGCALYMHLRGKVRHKLLKQLFDHSTFTAPLNVFMLMFSKVPRTPYLPTSTFPELATLQANWREIREEAVNLQKNMQIKAAANNDDAGFNSFFKTGWKRFYLKWYGDAHPSAMELCPKTTALVKSIPSIKAAMFAELPPGAKLNLHRDPYAGSLRYHLAVLAPNDDRCLIEVDGTPYSWREGEGVIFDETYMHWAENGTQGNRIVLFCDVERPMTNGFAQWLNRWLGTNVVAAASSPNNEGDPRGMISKLFKISFYAGKYRRAFRNWNPTFYKFLKFGLMIGVLALFIWWLIPN
- the lptA gene encoding lipopolysaccharide transport periplasmic protein LptA, which produces MKKSLLPLALAFALAAATGMAHAEKADSAKPMNIEADALRHDELQQTSVFTGNVVMTKGTIVLRGTQLDVRQDAEGYQFGVIKAEAGKRAFFRQKRDSVPGQPEEFIEGEGEVIEYDGKTDIVKFIRRGEMRRYRGGQLSDQITGSIIIYNNITDVYTVDGQKTSGGLPSSSIGQGGRVRAIMAPKEGTPGAQPKPATPATPLRQSMTLGGEKADEKK
- a CDS encoding sugar ABC transporter substrate-binding protein codes for the protein MLQRRHAVSSLGVLALAVAGLCAPAAQAQDKPKVALVMKSLANEFFRTMEDGAKAHQKQHASEYVLLSNGIKNETDTAAQIKMVEQMIAQKVDALVIAPADSKALVPVLKAAVDKGVRVVNIDNRLDADALKEKNLVIPFVGPDNRVGAKLVGEYLVKQLKPSDKVGIIEGVSTTTNAQQRTAGFKDAMDAGKMSVVGVQSGQWEIAQGNTVAAGMLRENPDLKALLAGNDSMALGAVAAVKAAGKAGKVIVVGYDNIQAIRPMLKDGRVLATADQYAAKQAAFGIDVALKAIKAKTPQAQMPAEVKTDVVLVTK
- the rpoN gene encoding RNA polymerase factor sigma-54, with protein sequence MKPGLSLRVSQHLSLTPQLQQSIQLLQLSTLELAQEVEQMLVDNPFLERTGDEADGASEGGVDAPQEIAVAAHEYTVSDSISSGIETTSGQSATDSIAETPSAETPESLNWEADGIDGQDGEWGGESSSEWDGPSGGGSSRNHDGDGEADAIDLAGEHVGLTAFLHRQALSLRLGAEDTAALRFLIESLNDDGYLEDSLQELAQSLAGDDLEDCEELEQRFCIALKLLQSLEPVGVGARGLAECLQLQVRDLIHTAEDEGTTQAHMSRLLLAQTICKQPMDLLARRDLRKLTSLCGAREEQLREAMTLIAGLEPRPGRRFVDVERNIIVPDVIVRPVRASSGRVDFSVQLNADVMPRLRVHDIYASVLRRHKGSESHAALQQHLQEARWFIKNIQQRFDTILRVSQAIVERQKNFFVHGELAMRPLVLRDIADQLGLHESTISRVTTAKYMATPQGTFELKYFFGSGLGTETGGSASSTAVRALIKQLVDAESPKKPLSDAKLADMLKEQGIECARRTVAKYREQLKIPTTTLRKAL
- a CDS encoding thiol:disulfide interchange protein DsbA/DsbL, which translates into the protein MKRREFSLVASATAGALTLGTSSSWAQGAGPKEGKDYVKLAKPASVSAPAGKVEVIEFFWYSCPHCNVFEPQFEAWVKSQPADVVVRRVPVAFNASFLPQQKLYFALEGMNLLPQLHVKVFRAIHVERNMLKNDEAIFEWIGKQGVDVAKFKEVYNSFTVANQARKAAQLQTEYDVEGVPAMGVAGRYYTDGTKAGSMENVLRVVNALIASSRKA
- a CDS encoding SPOR domain-containing protein; this encodes MKKQQRGGTILGMIFGMVIGLAAALAVAIYVTKVPVPFLNKGGNNTQRDAAEAERNKNWDPNAPLQSRQPAQPPVAAPAQQPSDVTITPPSPAVQPTSTGGVTTPEVKPVPEKPTKAASGDPLGDLVKERSAAADKAEKARADKEKAAAQASGTSDSAFNYFVQAGAFRGQGEAEAQRAKLAMLGWESRISEREQNGITVFRVRVGPFGKRDDAEQLKGKLDGAGVDSTLVRAGK